From one Paenibacillus terrae HPL-003 genomic stretch:
- a CDS encoding beta-glucoside-specific PTS transporter subunit IIABC, which produces MNYKETARAILENVGGQENINDFLHCSTRLRINLKNPEKAKTEKIKAMEGVMGAVYSGGQYQVIIGNDVSYVYNELKQMANISTDESIQPNKKRDLSFKGLFESFAGLITGIFQPIIPAIAASGMLKALLLLFTSLGILTKDSQLYSLLLFIADAAFYFLPVLLAYSSAQKFKTNPYIAATLAGVLLHPKLITLLAGEVPVQIAGIPVPNISYASSVLPIILTVWLMSYVEKFAEKVSPGPVKIFLKPLIVILVMAPLALTILGPLGNYLGQGLSDGLFWIQGKIGWLTVVILSVFLPFIVMFGMHKVFYPVIFAAMVSPGYETLIHSAMLSSNMAQGAGALAVWFLAKDKKLKQVALPAGISGLFGITEPALYGVHLRLKRTLVACMIGAGSAGLFAGLVNLKAYAAVGPGIASLPMFIGAENNFTYALITMAISIIVTPIAVYFIGFNDPAAEGKTKGAAGESVQAETTQPTSKKEKLHSRLVVFSPIEGEAIPLKDVNDEAFSQEAMGKGMAIKPSKGEVVAPFDGTVETVFRTKHSIGLKSVEGIEILIHIGIDTVKLKGQHFNVVVQEGDTVKHGQLLIEFDMKAIEKAGYDTTTPVIITNSGDYLEILGYEQSGKIGAETPLITIL; this is translated from the coding sequence ATGAATTACAAAGAAACCGCTAGGGCTATTCTTGAAAATGTAGGCGGACAAGAAAATATCAATGATTTTCTCCATTGCTCCACCAGGCTAAGAATCAATCTGAAAAATCCCGAAAAAGCAAAGACCGAAAAAATTAAAGCGATGGAAGGTGTAATGGGGGCAGTATATAGTGGGGGACAATATCAAGTCATTATCGGCAATGACGTAAGTTATGTTTATAATGAACTTAAGCAAATGGCTAATATAAGTACAGACGAAAGCATACAACCAAACAAGAAAAGAGATCTGAGCTTCAAAGGTTTGTTCGAGAGTTTTGCCGGCTTAATTACGGGGATTTTTCAACCCATCATTCCGGCCATTGCAGCGTCGGGGATGCTCAAGGCTTTGCTCTTACTGTTCACATCCCTTGGTATATTAACGAAAGATAGTCAGTTGTACTCATTACTGCTTTTTATCGCTGACGCGGCTTTTTATTTCCTGCCTGTTTTGCTGGCATACTCGAGCGCACAAAAATTCAAAACCAATCCTTATATCGCAGCCACACTGGCGGGAGTTTTATTACATCCAAAATTGATTACACTGCTTGCAGGAGAAGTCCCGGTCCAAATTGCTGGTATTCCTGTTCCTAACATCAGTTATGCGTCTAGTGTTTTGCCAATCATTCTAACGGTTTGGCTCATGTCTTATGTCGAAAAATTTGCTGAGAAAGTATCCCCTGGTCCAGTTAAGATATTCCTTAAACCTTTGATTGTCATTCTTGTGATGGCACCTCTGGCTCTTACAATTTTGGGACCTCTCGGCAATTATCTGGGTCAAGGATTGTCTGACGGACTATTCTGGATACAAGGCAAAATTGGTTGGTTAACCGTTGTTATTTTGTCTGTGTTCCTTCCATTTATCGTAATGTTCGGAATGCACAAGGTGTTTTATCCTGTCATTTTTGCAGCTATGGTTTCACCCGGATACGAAACGTTAATTCATAGTGCTATGCTTTCTTCTAACATGGCTCAAGGTGCCGGAGCACTTGCCGTCTGGTTCTTGGCTAAAGACAAAAAACTGAAGCAGGTTGCCTTGCCGGCAGGTATATCTGGATTGTTCGGGATTACAGAACCAGCGCTCTACGGGGTTCATCTGCGGCTAAAACGTACTTTGGTAGCTTGTATGATCGGAGCAGGCTCGGCAGGACTCTTTGCCGGTCTGGTCAACCTGAAGGCCTATGCAGCGGTAGGACCAGGTATTGCTTCCTTACCGATGTTTATCGGGGCTGAGAATAATTTCACCTATGCGCTTATTACGATGGCTATTTCCATCATTGTTACTCCAATTGCCGTATATTTCATCGGCTTTAACGATCCCGCAGCAGAAGGCAAAACCAAGGGGGCGGCTGGTGAATCCGTTCAGGCGGAGACTACTCAACCAACGTCTAAGAAAGAGAAACTGCATTCGCGACTGGTCGTGTTCTCCCCGATTGAAGGAGAGGCGATTCCATTAAAAGACGTGAACGATGAAGCGTTCTCCCAAGAAGCGATGGGAAAAGGAATGGCCATTAAACCATCCAAAGGAGAAGTAGTGGCTCCATTCGATGGAACAGTTGAAACGGTGTTTCGGACGAAGCACTCCATCGGTTTGAAATCGGTAGAAGGGATTGAAATCCTGATTCACATCGGTATAGATACGGTCAAATTAAAGGGGCAGCATTTCAATGTAGTTGTTCAAGAGGGAGACACGGTGAAACACGGGCAACTCCTTATCGAGTTTGATATGAAAGCCATTGAGAAAGCAGGCTACGACACTACAACACCCGTTATTATAACAAACAGTGGTGATTATCTTGAAATCCTTGGATATGAGCAATCAGGAAAAATAGGAGCTGAGACGCCACTTATAACCATTTTGTAA
- a CDS encoding carbohydrate ABC transporter permease codes for MKTAAPKMTTTRLKAGMTGWLFISIAVIMIAAFYFYPMIQALILSFKTGTGSNLTFNGIDNYKRLFTDKMFITAVKNTFIYLIFQVPLMVILALFISVLLNDKNLKFKGFFRTAIFLPCITSLVAYSVVFKYLFSADGLVNSLLLNLHVIGTPIQWITDPFWAKVTIIIAITWRWTGYNMIFYLSGLQNIDSSIYEAARIDGASPIRQFFNITVPLLKPIILFTSITSTIGTLQLFDEIMNITKGGPGNATSSISQYIYNLSFKYSSDFGYAATVSYSIVIMIIILSIIQFKVAGEKK; via the coding sequence ATGAAGACAGCCGCACCCAAAATGACTACAACACGTCTCAAAGCAGGTATGACAGGATGGTTGTTCATATCCATCGCAGTGATCATGATTGCAGCCTTTTATTTCTACCCGATGATTCAGGCGCTTATCTTGTCCTTTAAGACGGGTACAGGGTCTAATCTCACCTTCAACGGCATTGATAACTACAAGCGTCTGTTCACCGATAAAATGTTTATAACCGCTGTGAAGAATACATTTATCTATTTAATTTTCCAGGTGCCATTGATGGTGATTCTGGCTCTGTTCATTTCGGTATTGCTAAATGATAAAAATCTGAAATTCAAGGGCTTTTTCCGCACAGCCATCTTCTTGCCTTGTATTACATCGCTGGTAGCCTATTCCGTTGTGTTCAAGTATTTGTTTTCGGCTGACGGTCTGGTAAACTCCTTATTGCTGAATCTGCACGTGATTGGCACGCCGATCCAATGGATTACAGACCCCTTCTGGGCCAAAGTTACGATTATCATCGCGATCACATGGCGCTGGACCGGCTATAATATGATCTTTTACTTGTCCGGTCTCCAGAATATTGACAGCTCCATCTATGAAGCAGCCCGTATTGACGGTGCTTCCCCTATTCGACAGTTTTTCAACATTACAGTTCCACTGCTTAAGCCGATTATCCTGTTCACCTCGATTACATCGACCATTGGTACACTCCAGCTCTTTGATGAAATCATGAATATTACCAAGGGTGGACCGGGGAACGCGACATCTTCTATTTCGCAATATATCTACAACCTGTCCTTCAAGTATTCATCCGACTTTGGTTATGCGGCGACCGTATCCTACTCCATCGTCATTATGATCATTATCTTGTCGATCATCCAGTTCAAAGTGGCAGGTGAGAAAAAATGA
- a CDS encoding glycoside hydrolase family 1 protein, whose product MNTTRTFSEGFLWGGAIAANQAEGAWNVAGKGISTADLAMNKKNISKGDYKKQNAVSSEQLKAALQDQSTVNYPKRRGIGFYHRYPEDLALMGEMGIKTLRTSIAWTRIFPNGNETNPNEEGLLFYDRLFDEMIKNGIEPLVTLSHYEMPMYLVDHYGGWTSREVVDFFVRFCTTVFNRYRDKVKYWITFNEIDGIVRHPFTNGGIVPDRFENVERAVYQSLHHQFVASAYAVKLCHEIIPDAQIGCMLTSLLHYPHTCNPLDVLAAHKNNQFNLFFTDVQVRGAYPGYIERYFKEQGIVIEKVEGDSELLKEYTADFISFSYYNSFVASADSEGLETVSGNTMGGVKNPYLPVSDWGWQIDPIGLRLALNNLYSRYQIPLFIVENGLGAYDTVEEDGTISDHYRIEYLRSHIEQMHEALLDGVEIMGYTVWGIIDLISYSSSEMEKRYGLIYVDQDNDGNGTLERKRKESFFWYKNLISNNGL is encoded by the coding sequence ATGAATACAACCAGAACTTTTTCAGAAGGATTTTTATGGGGCGGAGCGATTGCAGCGAATCAGGCTGAAGGTGCCTGGAACGTTGCAGGAAAAGGCATTTCTACCGCCGATCTGGCTATGAATAAGAAAAATATAAGTAAAGGTGACTACAAAAAGCAAAACGCTGTGAGCTCGGAGCAGCTGAAAGCGGCCCTTCAGGATCAATCTACAGTGAATTATCCCAAACGAAGAGGAATTGGCTTTTATCATCGCTATCCAGAGGACTTGGCATTAATGGGTGAGATGGGAATCAAAACGTTACGAACTTCCATTGCGTGGACTCGGATTTTCCCAAATGGGAATGAAACAAATCCAAACGAAGAAGGTTTGCTTTTCTACGATCGCCTCTTTGATGAGATGATTAAAAATGGCATTGAGCCCCTGGTTACTTTGTCTCACTATGAGATGCCGATGTATCTTGTCGATCATTATGGGGGATGGACATCCAGAGAAGTTGTCGATTTCTTTGTACGCTTCTGCACAACGGTCTTCAACCGATATAGAGATAAAGTCAAGTATTGGATTACTTTTAATGAAATTGACGGCATCGTTCGCCATCCATTTACTAATGGTGGAATTGTTCCGGATCGCTTCGAGAATGTAGAGCGGGCAGTTTACCAATCGCTTCATCATCAATTTGTTGCGAGTGCTTATGCTGTAAAGCTTTGTCATGAGATCATTCCGGATGCCCAAATAGGTTGTATGCTGACAAGTTTGCTGCACTATCCTCATACGTGCAATCCGCTTGACGTATTGGCTGCTCATAAAAATAATCAATTCAATCTGTTCTTTACCGATGTTCAGGTACGCGGCGCTTATCCAGGTTACATCGAGAGATATTTTAAAGAGCAGGGCATTGTTATTGAAAAAGTTGAAGGCGACAGCGAGTTGCTGAAAGAGTATACGGCCGACTTCATATCGTTCAGCTATTATAATTCGTTTGTGGCCAGTGCGGATAGTGAGGGACTGGAAACGGTGAGCGGCAACACGATGGGAGGCGTTAAGAACCCCTACCTGCCTGTCAGTGATTGGGGATGGCAGATTGACCCTATTGGTTTGAGACTGGCGCTTAACAATCTGTACAGTCGTTACCAAATTCCTTTGTTTATTGTAGAAAATGGACTGGGTGCTTACGATACAGTTGAAGAAGATGGTACAATCAGTGATCATTATCGCATTGAATACTTGCGTTCTCATATCGAACAAATGCATGAAGCTTTGTTGGATGGAGTTGAAATCATGGGCTATACCGTGTGGGGAATCATCGACCTGATCAGCTATTCATCTTCTGAAATGGAAAAACGTTACGGTCTGATCTATGTAGATCAAGATAATGACGGGAATGGCACTTTGGAGCGAAAAAGGAAGGAAAGCTTCTTCTGGTATAAGAATCTGATTTCCAACAATGGACTATAA
- a CDS encoding ABC transporter substrate-binding protein, with the protein MKKMTFLLLIASLILLSACSSNSEKAATTTDSGKKEITVWAWDPNFNIAALKLAKDRYVAKHPDVNVNIVEYAQNDIVQKMNAGLNSGSTKGLPNVVLIEDYRAQNFLQAYPDSFHDMSSSIKASDFADYKIGPTSYNGKQYGVPFDSGVMGLYVRTDYLEQAGYKVADLTNIDWDKFIEIGKAVKQKTGKDMLTQDPNDLGLIRGMIQSAGSWYLKEDGKTPNLAGNTALKEALLTYKSLFDANIVKMNADWSQFLAAFNSGAVASVPTGNWITPSIKAEASQSGKWAVVPFPKLKNVPESVNASSLGGSSWYVLNSDGQDTAADFLKETFGSDPELYQDMLSKIGIVGSLNAASSGKAYDEADPYFGGDKVFKKFAEWTKQVPKVNYGLHTYAIEDIMTVEIQNYLNGKDVDAVLKDAQGQAEAQLK; encoded by the coding sequence ATGAAAAAAATGACTTTCCTTCTGCTGATCGCAAGCTTGATCTTGCTATCTGCATGTTCCAGCAATTCCGAGAAAGCCGCGACCACCACGGATTCGGGCAAGAAAGAAATTACGGTCTGGGCTTGGGACCCGAACTTCAATATCGCGGCCCTGAAGCTGGCAAAAGATCGCTACGTTGCCAAACATCCTGATGTAAACGTAAACATTGTTGAATATGCTCAAAATGATATCGTGCAAAAAATGAATGCCGGTCTCAACTCCGGTTCTACCAAAGGATTGCCTAACGTGGTTCTGATCGAGGATTACCGGGCACAAAACTTCCTGCAAGCCTATCCTGATTCCTTCCATGATATGAGCAGCTCGATCAAAGCATCCGACTTCGCCGATTATAAAATCGGACCGACCAGCTACAACGGCAAGCAATACGGTGTTCCATTCGACTCCGGTGTTATGGGTCTGTATGTAAGAACGGATTATTTGGAACAAGCTGGCTACAAAGTAGCTGACCTGACCAACATTGATTGGGACAAATTCATTGAAATCGGTAAAGCCGTAAAACAAAAAACAGGTAAAGACATGTTGACTCAAGATCCAAACGACCTCGGTCTGATCCGTGGTATGATCCAATCCGCAGGTTCATGGTACCTGAAAGAAGACGGTAAAACACCAAATCTGGCAGGTAATACAGCTCTGAAAGAAGCGCTCTTGACCTACAAATCCTTGTTCGATGCGAACATTGTTAAAATGAATGCCGACTGGAGTCAATTCCTGGCAGCCTTCAATAGCGGTGCAGTTGCTTCCGTACCAACAGGTAACTGGATTACGCCTTCAATCAAGGCAGAAGCTTCGCAATCGGGTAAATGGGCCGTTGTTCCCTTCCCTAAATTAAAAAATGTACCTGAATCTGTGAATGCTTCCAGCCTCGGCGGCAGCTCCTGGTATGTCCTCAACTCGGATGGTCAAGATACCGCTGCTGATTTCCTGAAAGAAACATTCGGTTCAGATCCAGAGCTGTATCAAGATATGCTGAGCAAAATCGGAATTGTCGGTTCATTAAACGCAGCTTCCAGCGGTAAAGCTTATGACGAGGCAGATCCGTACTTCGGTGGCGACAAAGTCTTCAAGAAATTCGCAGAATGGACCAAACAAGTTCCAAAAGTCAATTATGGCCTGCACACTTATGCCATTGAGGACATCATGACCGTTGAAATTCAAAACTACCTGAACGGCAAAGATGTAGACGCAGTTCTGAAAGATGCTCAAGGACAAGCAGAAGCACAGCTTAAATAA
- the licT gene encoding BglG family transcription antiterminator LicT — protein MRVVKVLNTSIVLAKRNDNKEVIAMGKGIGFRSRPGDIIDENEIEKVYVVENEGMSSDMTALMKETPKEYLILADEIISYAKQLLSRDLSENLYFSLTDHLHMAAKRFKSNITIQNRMLWEVQKFYPQEFLIGKQALTFIKDRIGLDLPEEEAANIAFHLVNAQQTDQNMSQVMIMTNTVKDILNIIRIHYGIELDTLSINYSRFLTHLQFFVQRLLENTMLESKDDELLERISSKYPEESNCVSKINNYIGAKFERFMSNEERLYLIIHISRVMDRTD, from the coding sequence ATGAGAGTAGTTAAGGTTCTCAATACAAGTATTGTTCTGGCCAAGCGTAATGACAATAAAGAGGTTATCGCGATGGGCAAGGGAATCGGATTCAGAAGCAGACCCGGGGACATCATTGACGAAAATGAGATTGAGAAGGTATATGTCGTTGAGAATGAAGGCATGTCCTCGGATATGACGGCTCTGATGAAAGAAACGCCAAAAGAGTATTTAATATTGGCAGACGAAATCATATCCTATGCAAAACAACTATTATCAAGGGATCTCAGTGAAAATCTATACTTTTCTTTAACAGACCATCTTCATATGGCAGCCAAGCGATTCAAATCCAACATTACGATACAAAATCGAATGTTATGGGAGGTTCAAAAGTTTTACCCTCAAGAATTTCTCATTGGGAAGCAGGCATTGACGTTTATAAAAGATAGAATTGGACTGGATTTGCCAGAAGAGGAGGCAGCCAATATCGCCTTCCATCTGGTCAATGCGCAACAAACCGATCAGAACATGAGTCAGGTTATGATTATGACCAACACCGTGAAAGATATTCTTAACATCATTCGCATTCATTACGGGATTGAACTGGACACGTTAAGCATTAACTATTCACGCTTTTTGACTCATCTACAGTTTTTTGTTCAGCGATTATTGGAGAACACGATGCTCGAATCCAAGGACGATGAATTGCTTGAACGAATCTCCAGCAAATATCCGGAGGAGAGCAACTGTGTTTCGAAGATCAACAATTATATTGGTGCCAAATTTGAACGATTTATGTCCAACGAGGAGAGATTATACCTCATCATTCACATTAGCCGTGTGATGGATAGAACGGATTAA
- a CDS encoding carbohydrate ABC transporter permease, translating into MMKTKRLFTYAFLIIVSFVSIFPFLWMLSSSTNLSVDVTKGKLLPGSHLMDNMHNLLEKVDIVTALSNSAKVSISTTLLAMLIASLAGYGFEIYRSKAKDVVFNILLMSMMIPFAAIMIPLYRMFGSISNVIPWIGIDTLSSVVIPTVTTAFLIFFFRQSTKMFPKDLLEAGRMDGLSELGLFFRVYMPTMKTTYAAAAIITFMSSWNNYLWPLIVLQTPENQTIPLLISNLGSSYAPDYGVIMIAIVLSTLPTALVFFLMQKHFVAGMVGSVK; encoded by the coding sequence ATGATGAAAACGAAAAGATTATTTACGTATGCCTTTCTGATCATTGTGTCGTTCGTTTCGATTTTCCCGTTCCTCTGGATGCTATCCAGCTCCACGAACCTGTCGGTCGATGTGACGAAGGGCAAGCTCCTGCCCGGCTCTCATCTAATGGATAACATGCACAATCTGCTCGAAAAAGTAGACATCGTTACCGCACTAAGTAATTCTGCAAAAGTCTCAATCTCAACTACGCTGCTGGCTATGCTGATTGCATCACTGGCCGGCTATGGCTTTGAAATTTACAGAAGTAAAGCCAAAGACGTTGTTTTCAATATCCTGCTGATGTCGATGATGATTCCGTTTGCGGCGATCATGATCCCGCTTTACCGGATGTTCGGCAGTATCTCCAATGTGATACCTTGGATCGGTATTGATACACTTTCGTCTGTCGTCATTCCAACGGTGACTACGGCGTTCCTGATCTTCTTTTTCCGTCAAAGTACCAAGATGTTTCCGAAGGACTTGCTGGAAGCCGGTCGTATGGACGGATTGTCCGAGCTGGGTCTGTTCTTCCGGGTGTATATGCCTACGATGAAAACAACCTATGCCGCTGCCGCGATCATCACGTTCATGTCGAGCTGGAATAACTATCTCTGGCCTCTGATCGTGTTGCAAACGCCGGAAAATCAAACGATTCCGTTGTTGATTTCGAACCTCGGCTCCAGCTATGCACCAGATTACGGCGTGATTATGATCGCTATCGTCCTGTCCACGTTGCCGACTGCACTGGTATTCTTCCTGATGCAGAAGCACTTTGTAGCGGGCATGGTTGGCTCGGTAAAATAA
- a CDS encoding glycoside hydrolase family 2 TIM barrel-domain containing protein, protein MTIHTPSLDWLTDVTKFAVHRLPAYSDHKYYATLQEAERHADMAWRHSLNGSWKFNYATNPSSRPVEFHAPDFEYGGWSDIQVPGHIQTQGFGQMQYVNTMYPWDGHSDVRPPHIPEDHNPVGSYIKSFVLPENMTSDGQPVFISFQGVESAFYVWLNGQFVGYSEDSFTPSDFELTPFLQAGENKLAVEVYQRSTGAWLEDQDFWRFSGIFRDVYLYTIPSVHVRDLHAKADLDASYTQGLLELELTLEKAVAAYAAVDVKDAAGQIVASLKADFTDGKASLSATLNQVQRWSAEKPYLYTLFIQIHKPDGTLVEVIPQKIGFRKFELINKVMHLNGKRIVFKGVNRHEFNARTGRAISREDMLWDIRTLKQNNMNAVRTSHYPNQTLWYELCDEYGVYVIDEMNLETHGSWQKLGAVEPSWNIPANLPEWQDIVMDRAISMLERDKNHPSILIWSCGNESYAGEVLRNVANYFRATDPSRLVHYEGVFHNRTYDDASDMESRMYAKPADIEQYLNDNPQKPYISCEYMHAMGNSVGGIHKYTELENKYELYQGGFIWDYIDQAVMKKDRYGREYLAIGGDFDDRPTDYGFCTDGIVYADRKVSPKMQEVKFLYQNLKLTPDRNGVTIRNENLFEGTDDYELVYSLLHEGHEISRNVTRVDVAAQTEAHIPLTLVDTVGVDAPGEYVIHTSLVLKEATLWAEAGYEVAFGQHIFIVEDPNPLKIPTGGALRVVHGDVNIGVHGADFSMMFSKGAGSLTSLRYAGREMIATPPAPLFWRATTDNDRGTALGFEAGGWFAASLTRKCVGIEVTEEQTDGVTVTFRYTLSIHADVQVTVAYTVFAEGSLNVKSTYEGVSGLPNLPIFALSFKVPADYRHLDWYAMGPEENYIDRAFGARLGVFRNEAADNVSGYVVPQESGNRTGVRRVDITDDSQRGIRITAPATAPVECNISPYTAFELESAYHLYELPNVYYTVVTVAGKQMGVGGDDSWGAPVHEEYQIAADQKLEFEFTVQRV, encoded by the coding sequence TTGACCATCCATACCCCTAGTCTGGACTGGCTGACTGACGTAACCAAATTTGCTGTCCATCGGCTACCCGCCTATTCCGATCACAAATATTACGCTACGCTTCAGGAAGCGGAGCGTCATGCCGATATGGCTTGGCGTCATAGCCTGAACGGTAGCTGGAAGTTCAACTATGCAACGAACCCATCCAGCCGTCCGGTGGAGTTCCATGCTCCTGATTTCGAATACGGCGGCTGGAGCGACATTCAGGTACCGGGTCATATTCAGACGCAAGGCTTCGGCCAAATGCAGTACGTGAATACGATGTATCCGTGGGACGGACATTCGGACGTTCGCCCACCCCATATTCCAGAAGATCACAACCCGGTCGGGAGCTATATCAAAAGCTTTGTTTTGCCGGAAAATATGACTTCTGACGGTCAGCCTGTGTTCATTTCTTTTCAGGGCGTCGAGTCGGCTTTCTATGTGTGGTTGAATGGGCAATTTGTCGGGTACAGCGAGGATAGCTTTACACCGTCCGATTTTGAACTGACACCGTTCCTGCAAGCAGGCGAAAACAAGCTGGCGGTTGAGGTATATCAGAGAAGTACAGGAGCATGGCTGGAGGATCAGGATTTCTGGCGTTTTTCCGGTATCTTCAGAGACGTATATCTGTACACCATCCCATCTGTTCACGTACGTGATCTGCATGCCAAAGCCGATCTAGACGCCTCGTACACGCAGGGCCTTCTGGAGCTGGAGCTGACCTTGGAAAAGGCAGTAGCAGCCTATGCAGCCGTCGATGTCAAAGATGCCGCGGGCCAGATTGTAGCTTCTCTGAAGGCGGATTTTACAGATGGCAAGGCTTCGCTGTCGGCAACACTGAATCAAGTCCAGCGCTGGAGCGCCGAAAAGCCTTACTTGTACACGTTGTTCATCCAAATTCACAAGCCGGACGGGACACTGGTGGAGGTCATTCCGCAGAAGATCGGCTTCCGCAAATTCGAGCTGATCAACAAGGTGATGCATCTGAACGGCAAGCGTATCGTCTTCAAGGGCGTAAACCGCCATGAATTCAACGCCCGCACTGGACGTGCGATTTCTCGTGAAGATATGCTATGGGATATTCGCACGCTCAAGCAAAACAATATGAACGCTGTTCGCACCTCTCACTATCCGAATCAGACCCTGTGGTATGAGCTGTGTGATGAGTACGGGGTGTATGTGATCGACGAAATGAACCTGGAAACACACGGCTCCTGGCAAAAGCTTGGCGCAGTCGAGCCTTCATGGAATATTCCAGCCAATCTTCCTGAGTGGCAGGATATCGTGATGGATCGCGCCATTTCCATGCTGGAACGGGATAAAAACCATCCGTCCATTCTGATCTGGTCCTGCGGCAATGAGTCCTATGCAGGTGAAGTGCTACGCAATGTAGCCAACTATTTCCGAGCCACCGATCCGAGCCGTCTGGTGCACTACGAAGGCGTATTCCACAACCGCACCTATGATGATGCCAGCGATATGGAGAGCCGGATGTACGCCAAACCCGCAGATATCGAGCAGTATTTGAACGACAATCCGCAAAAGCCGTATATCAGTTGCGAATACATGCATGCGATGGGTAATTCTGTAGGCGGTATTCACAAGTATACAGAGCTGGAGAACAAATACGAGCTGTATCAGGGCGGTTTTATTTGGGATTACATTGATCAGGCTGTCATGAAAAAAGATCGCTATGGACGCGAGTACCTCGCGATCGGCGGCGACTTTGACGACCGGCCCACAGACTATGGCTTCTGTACGGACGGAATTGTCTATGCGGACCGGAAGGTTTCACCGAAGATGCAGGAGGTCAAATTCCTGTACCAAAATCTGAAGCTGACCCCGGATCGCAACGGTGTGACGATTCGCAATGAAAATCTGTTCGAGGGAACGGATGACTACGAGCTGGTATACAGCCTGCTTCATGAAGGCCACGAAATCTCACGGAATGTGACTCGTGTGGATGTAGCGGCACAGACAGAAGCTCATATTCCGTTGACGCTGGTAGATACGGTTGGAGTAGACGCGCCTGGTGAATATGTTATTCACACGTCTCTGGTCTTGAAAGAAGCTACGCTCTGGGCGGAGGCTGGATATGAAGTAGCCTTCGGACAGCATATTTTCATCGTGGAAGATCCAAATCCGCTGAAGATCCCTACGGGCGGTGCTTTACGAGTGGTGCATGGCGATGTTAACATTGGCGTTCACGGTGCAGATTTCAGCATGATGTTCTCCAAAGGAGCAGGCAGCCTGACTTCACTTCGCTACGCCGGACGCGAGATGATTGCTACGCCTCCTGCCCCATTGTTCTGGCGTGCGACCACAGACAATGATCGGGGAACCGCACTGGGCTTTGAAGCCGGTGGCTGGTTCGCTGCAAGCCTGACGCGTAAATGTGTGGGGATTGAAGTCACGGAGGAGCAAACTGATGGCGTAACCGTTACGTTCCGCTATACACTAAGCATTCATGCAGACGTACAGGTAACCGTAGCCTACACCGTCTTCGCAGAAGGCAGTCTGAACGTAAAATCGACTTATGAAGGTGTATCGGGGCTGCCTAACCTACCGATCTTTGCCCTTTCGTTCAAGGTTCCGGCGGACTACCGCCATCTGGACTGGTACGCGATGGGACCGGAGGAGAATTACATCGACCGGGCCTTCGGCGCAAGACTTGGCGTATTCCGTAACGAAGCTGCGGATAACGTATCCGGGTATGTCGTACCGCAGGAATCCGGCAACCGTACAGGCGTGCGCCGTGTCGATATTACCGACGATTCTCAGCGAGGTATTCGCATTACTGCACCTGCAACCGCGCCTGTGGAATGCAACATTTCACCGTACACAGCGTTTGAGCTGGAAAGTGCATACCATTTGTATGAGCTGCCCAACGTGTATTACACCGTTGTCACCGTAGCTGGCAAGCAAATGGGCGTAGGCGGCGACGATAGCTGGGGAGCACCGGTACATGAAGAATACCAAATTGCAGCTGATCAAAAGCTAGAATTCGAATTTACCGTGCAACGAGTATAA